The DNA region CCGGCGGCATCCTGCTCGGAGTAGGACCGTTCGGCCGTGCGCAGATTGGCGGCGGTCGCCTTGACGCCGTCGATCGCGGCCTTGATCGAGTCGATCGTCTTCTCCTCCGCCGGATTGATGAACGGCGGGACGAACGCACAGATCAGACCGTAGGCCTCGTCCGACATCGCCGCGGTGTTCGCCGCCGA from Amycolatopsis sp. EV170708-02-1 includes:
- a CDS encoding type VII secretion target, with the translated sequence MSFQVVPAEIGKHAANVDGIAERLGTVLSAANTAAMSDEAYGLICAFVPPFINPAEEKTIDSIKAAIDGVKATAANLRTAERSYSEQDAAGVDMFKQYEAAIPATPKEKVQR